The sequence ATTTGTCGGAAAACCCTATAACAGTAGAAGGATTTGAACTAGGCAAAAAATTATTTTATACTGGACTTTTGTCAAGGGATGGGACAGTAAGTTGTGGTTCTTGTCATCAACAAACTTCTAGTTTTACGCAGCACGGACACAGCCTAAGCCATGGCATAGACGACCAACTTACGATGAGAAACTCACAACCAATTCAAAATTTGGCTTGGTCTAAAAGTTTTTTTTGGGACGGTGGTGTTTTTCATTTAGATTTATTTGCTCCTGTTCCTATTGAAGCCGATAATGAGATGGGTGAAACATTGCCAAATGTTTTGCAAAAACTAAGAGAAACAGAAGGTGCTAAATCTCCCAAAACAGATTATCCACTGCTTTTTGAAAAGGCTTTCGGAACAAAAGAAATCACGACTGCTAATTTTTTAAAGGCATTATCACAGTTTCAACTCATGTGTATTTCATCAAATTCTCGTTACGACAAACACATTAGAAATGAAAGTACAGACGAAAATAAACTCACTGCTCAAGAACTAAAAGGTTTAGAACTCTTCAATCAGAAATGTGCGACCTGCCACACTACGGAGCTTTTCACAGACTATTCCTTTAGAAATAATGGTTTGCCTATTGGAAATCCGAATGATGAAGGACGTTTTTTGATTACACAACTAGAAGAAGACAAATTTAAGTTTAAAGTACCCAGTCTTAGAAATGTAGAAGTTACTCGTCCGTATATGCACGATGGTAGGTTTAGAAATTTGGAAGCTGTTTTAGACCATTATGCTGATGGAATTGTAGATTCTGAAACACTA is a genomic window of Bernardetia sp. containing:
- a CDS encoding cytochrome-c peroxidase: MKNLILSTFFMIFLVSCQTENINPKEEFGFQQPSNFPPPVYDLSENPITVEGFELGKKLFYTGLLSRDGTVSCGSCHQQTSSFTQHGHSLSHGIDDQLTMRNSQPIQNLAWSKSFFWDGGVFHLDLFAPVPIEADNEMGETLPNVLQKLRETEGAKSPKTDYPLLFEKAFGTKEITTANFLKALSQFQLMCISSNSRYDKHIRNESTDENKLTAQELKGLELFNQKCATCHTTELFTDYSFRNNGLPIGNPNDEGRFLITQLEEDKFKFKVPSLRNVEVTRPYMHDGRFRNLEAVLDHYADGIVDSETLDPILKKNLKIELNEDEKKNIIAFLKTLTDEEFLNNPLLSEF